One Planctomycetota bacterium DNA segment encodes these proteins:
- a CDS encoding NYN domain-containing protein, with product MADEPLIAVFVDFENLAIGVRDMNKGPFQIELVLRRLLEKGRIVFKRAYCDWKNYRDAVPELHRHGIEMVDIPGSKASGKNSADIRMVTDAIDLCYSKNHIDTFALLSGDSDFSPLASKLKENNKRVIGCGVKNSTSDLLMESCDEFILYDDLVRAARKAQQPRRAQHRAEPKKQEAFDRVIEIVGSLALDHDVVWGSMVKQAIKRVYPGFNENYHGYSSFTKLLEDMKKEGLLELREERPGNYSVRLVSEGS from the coding sequence ATGGCGGATGAACCGTTGATCGCGGTGTTCGTGGACTTCGAGAACCTGGCCATCGGTGTGCGCGACATGAACAAGGGGCCGTTCCAGATCGAGCTGGTGCTCCGGCGCCTGCTCGAGAAGGGCCGCATTGTGTTCAAGCGCGCCTACTGCGACTGGAAGAACTACCGCGACGCGGTGCCCGAGCTCCACCGCCACGGCATCGAGATGGTTGACATCCCCGGCAGCAAGGCCAGCGGGAAGAACAGCGCCGACATCCGCATGGTGACCGATGCCATCGACCTGTGTTACTCGAAGAACCACATTGATACGTTCGCCCTGCTGTCGGGCGACAGCGACTTCTCGCCGCTGGCGAGCAAGCTCAAGGAGAACAACAAGCGGGTGATCGGCTGCGGCGTGAAGAACTCGACGAGCGACCTCCTGATGGAGAGCTGCGACGAGTTCATTCTCTATGACGATCTGGTCCGCGCCGCCCGCAAGGCCCAGCAGCCGCGGCGCGCCCAACACCGCGCCGAGCCCAAGAAGCAGGAGGCATTCGACCGCGTCATCGAGATCGTGGGCTCCCTCGCCCTCGACCACGACGTGGTGTGGGGCTCGATGGTCAAGCAGGCCATCAAGCGCGTCTACCCTGGCTTCAACGAGAACTACCACGGCTACAGCTCGTTCACCAAGCTCCTCGAGGACATGAAGAAAGAGGGCCTCCTTGAGTTGCGCGAGGAGCGGCCGGGCAACTACTCGGTGCGGCTCGTCAGCGAGGGCTCGTGA
- a CDS encoding multiheme c-type cytochrome, translating to MRPLTVLLVLAVASGCTEIAPPSRPPAPPQPAARVLPPKQKTRVMAYAPSEACKDCHIHVHEQQALSMHAQSYTNPVFQAQYFREVLPMKLEGPRFVQEAQSCAACHMPVAHQMNPGHVIIGKHVDPQMSGVTCDLCHRISGFRGAAPENGNFIASPGEEKYGPFRHSSSWHHVYLEFQTTSEFCAVCHESVNTLGVRVKPTYTEWKASPYAASGIQCQDCHMNAKGYLIDHKAQYESGKAAEMTLGTAPERSKLYSHRFPGARTQTQLDNAIPLRLRTDRAEAAPGDELAITVEVDNERTGHRMPSGSIELRTVWLDLEARVGDRRIGIPAPSAPDAAGYDVGGALPADREALGRDFPQGKRVYRAVFVDAAGNQTQSMVEAARKVFDNRLDPAKVRTERYTWRVPQDAQGKVTLVARLYYLAYPQAFAAKLELPPAPNTRISTGELEIAIRPAR from the coding sequence ATGAGGCCGCTGACAGTGCTGCTGGTTCTAGCCGTGGCGTCGGGGTGCACGGAGATCGCTCCGCCAAGCCGGCCGCCCGCGCCGCCCCAGCCCGCGGCGCGCGTGCTGCCCCCGAAGCAGAAGACGCGCGTGATGGCCTACGCGCCCTCCGAGGCGTGCAAGGATTGCCACATCCACGTCCACGAGCAACAGGCGCTCTCCATGCACGCCCAGTCGTACACGAACCCCGTGTTCCAGGCCCAGTACTTCCGCGAGGTGTTGCCGATGAAGCTGGAGGGCCCGCGGTTCGTCCAGGAGGCGCAGTCGTGCGCCGCGTGCCACATGCCCGTGGCGCACCAGATGAATCCGGGCCACGTGATCATCGGCAAGCACGTGGACCCGCAGATGTCGGGCGTCACGTGCGACCTGTGCCACCGCATCAGCGGTTTTCGCGGCGCCGCGCCCGAGAACGGCAACTTCATCGCCTCGCCGGGCGAGGAGAAGTACGGGCCGTTCCGCCACTCGAGCTCCTGGCACCACGTGTACCTGGAGTTCCAGACCACGAGCGAGTTCTGCGCCGTGTGCCACGAGTCCGTGAACACGCTCGGCGTGCGCGTGAAGCCCACTTACACCGAGTGGAAAGCCAGCCCCTACGCGGCCAGCGGCATCCAGTGCCAGGACTGCCATATGAACGCGAAGGGCTACCTGATCGACCACAAGGCGCAATACGAGTCAGGCAAGGCCGCCGAGATGACCCTGGGCACGGCCCCCGAACGGAGCAAGCTCTACTCGCACCGCTTCCCCGGCGCCCGCACGCAGACGCAGCTCGACAACGCCATCCCGCTTCGCCTCCGCACCGACAGGGCCGAGGCCGCCCCGGGCGACGAACTCGCCATCACGGTCGAGGTAGACAACGAGCGCACCGGCCATCGCATGCCGTCGGGCAGTATCGAGCTGCGCACCGTGTGGCTGGACCTGGAGGCCCGCGTGGGCGACCGACGCATCGGCATTCCCGCCCCCAGCGCCCCCGATGCCGCGGGCTACGACGTCGGCGGCGCTCTCCCCGCCGACCGCGAGGCACTCGGCCGGGATTTCCCCCAGGGCAAACGGGTGTACCGAGCGGTCTTCGTGGACGCCGCGGGGAACCAGACACAGTCCATGGTGGAGGCCGCCCGCAAGGTCTTCGACAACCGCCTCGACCCGGCGAAGGTGCGCACCGAGCGCTACACGTGGCGCGTGCCGCAGGACGCGCAGGGCAAGGTGACGCTCGTCGCCCGCCTCTACTACCTGGCCTATCCGCAGGCGTTCGCGGCGAAGCTGGAGCTGCCCCCCGCCCCCAACACGCGGATTTCGACGGGCGAACTCGAGATCGCGATCCGGCCGGCGCGCTGA
- a CDS encoding FAD/NAD(P)-binding protein → MRIAAIRDEAPLVRTFRLEFQDPADAERFSFRTGQFGEYSLFGAGESTFCVASPHTRKGYIECTFRETGRVTRALARCEVGDTIGFRGPYGNTFPVDAWQGKKLIFIAGGIALPPVRSVIWTCLDQRERYDDVMIIYGARTVADLVYKHELAEWEARTDVQLVQTVDPGGETPDWKGRVGFVPTIVEQVKPPTDNAVVVLCGPPIMIKFTLASLKQLGFGLEQVYTTLENRMKCGLGKCGRCNVGPIYVCKEGPVFTAAQLAGLPMDY, encoded by the coding sequence ATGCGCATCGCGGCCATCCGCGACGAGGCGCCGCTGGTGCGGACATTCCGCCTCGAGTTCCAGGACCCCGCCGATGCCGAGCGCTTCAGCTTCCGCACGGGGCAGTTCGGCGAATACTCGCTCTTCGGGGCAGGCGAGAGCACGTTCTGCGTGGCCTCGCCCCACACGCGCAAAGGCTACATCGAGTGCACCTTCCGTGAGACAGGGCGCGTGACCCGCGCCCTGGCGCGCTGCGAGGTGGGCGACACCATCGGCTTCCGCGGGCCCTACGGCAACACGTTCCCCGTGGACGCCTGGCAGGGCAAGAAGCTGATCTTCATCGCGGGCGGCATCGCCTTGCCCCCCGTGCGCAGCGTCATCTGGACCTGTCTCGACCAGCGCGAGCGCTACGATGACGTGATGATCATCTACGGCGCCCGCACCGTGGCCGACCTCGTTTACAAGCACGAGCTGGCCGAATGGGAAGCCCGCACCGACGTGCAGCTCGTGCAGACGGTGGACCCGGGCGGTGAGACGCCCGACTGGAAGGGCCGCGTGGGCTTCGTGCCCACCATCGTCGAGCAGGTCAAACCGCCCACCGACAACGCGGTGGTGGTGCTCTGCGGCCCGCCCATCATGATCAAGTTCACCCTCGCCAGCCTCAAGCAGCTCGGCTTCGGTCTCGAACAGGTCTACACCACGCTCGAGAACCGCATGAAGTGCGGCCTCGGCAAGTGCGGCCGATGCAACGTCGGCCCCATCTACGTGTGCAAGGAAGGCCCCGTCTTCACCGCCGCCCAGCTCGCCGGCCTGCCGATGGATTACTGA
- a CDS encoding 4Fe-4S dicluster domain-containing protein: MNKILDATRLPALLDAIRARARLVAPAREDDRVHFREIAATSDIVPRTDYINPRNSIKEFLFPRSEPILTYARADAGAQVADPQTQYPPTVLFGCRPCDARSLLVMDPLYNWDYCDPFWNLRRAATTVIAIACTRADEACFCTALGSAPNATDGADLLLTPLDDKRLLAEILTPKGEAIAALAPDAFRDGTADKQAPCKPAFDALPPRLDLDRITAWLKANFENPRWAPYSYKCWGCGCCTFLCPTCHCFDIVDEGTYRRGARRKNWDACQFALFTLHASGHNPRPDQAARWRQRIEHKFNYYVQKFNHRSCVGCGRCIRHCPVNMNILAQLTEIATL; the protein is encoded by the coding sequence ATGAACAAGATACTCGACGCCACCCGTCTCCCGGCCCTCCTCGACGCCATTCGCGCCCGCGCCCGCCTCGTGGCACCCGCGCGCGAGGACGACCGCGTCCACTTCCGCGAAATCGCCGCCACCTCCGACATCGTCCCACGCACCGACTACATCAACCCTCGCAACTCCATCAAGGAGTTCCTCTTCCCCCGCTCCGAACCCATCCTCACCTACGCCCGCGCCGACGCGGGCGCCCAGGTCGCTGACCCCCAGACCCAGTACCCTCCCACCGTCCTCTTCGGCTGCCGCCCCTGCGACGCCCGCAGCCTCCTCGTCATGGACCCCCTCTACAACTGGGACTACTGCGACCCCTTCTGGAACCTCCGCCGCGCCGCCACCACCGTCATCGCCATCGCCTGCACCCGCGCCGACGAGGCCTGCTTCTGCACCGCCCTCGGCTCCGCCCCCAACGCCACCGACGGCGCCGATCTCCTCCTCACCCCGCTCGACGACAAGCGCCTCCTCGCCGAAATCCTCACCCCCAAGGGCGAAGCCATCGCCGCCCTCGCCCCCGACGCCTTCAGGGACGGCACCGCCGACAAGCAGGCCCCCTGCAAGCCCGCCTTCGACGCCCTGCCCCCTCGCCTCGACCTCGACCGCATCACCGCCTGGCTCAAGGCCAACTTCGAGAACCCCCGCTGGGCCCCCTACTCCTACAAGTGCTGGGGCTGCGGCTGCTGCACCTTCCTGTGCCCCACCTGCCACTGCTTCGACATCGTAGACGAGGGCACCTACCGCCGCGGCGCCCGCCGCAAGAACTGGGACGCCTGCCAGTTCGCCCTTTTCACCCTCCACGCCTCCGGCCACAACCCGCGCCCCGACCAGGCCGCCCGCTGGCGTCAGCGCATCGAGCACAAGTTCAACTACTACGTCCAGAAATTCAACCACCGCTCGTGCGTCGGCTGCGGCCGCTGCATCCGCCACTGTCCCGTCAACATGAACATCCTCGCCCAACTCACCGAAATCGCCACCCTGTAG
- a CDS encoding Gfo/Idh/MocA family oxidoreductase has protein sequence MARVRKNRPATSKVERRQFLGLAATTGAGLLVLRSGALGADAPSNKLNIAFIGTWGRAAAHFGAVSSENVVALCDVDETHLEGAAKKWPNAKTYVDWRKCLDQKDINAVICSTTDHTHAFVSNWALNRDMHVYCEKPLANSVEEARVVRANWLKRRDKVATQVGTQRHEIDNFNRVAELIRDGAIGELSQAHAWGNRQIRRKGYPPAEGEPPKHLHYDLWIGPSPFHPYNPEYFRGGPGANCLSWNMYWDFGSGQIGDMGSHTMDLVWNAVDPTLPTTAQAESYPFGSQQAGNEKGKPAEPIPPHPEVTPVELHSQFDMPANSWRPAIKVHWWQGGMMPRSPRGYIDLNRIDHGAMFKGKNGFLICDFGSRILVPFGDGDDMTYYKPRTKEQLQPRVNGFQREWIEACKDPAHKKTHCDFDYSGTMIETMLLGLVAYRAGKKIAYDPEKGVVTDNDEANGFLKRKYREGWTLNG, from the coding sequence ATGGCAAGAGTGAGGAAGAACAGGCCCGCGACGTCGAAGGTCGAACGCCGCCAGTTCCTGGGGCTGGCCGCGACGACGGGGGCCGGGCTGCTCGTGCTGCGCAGCGGCGCGCTCGGCGCCGACGCCCCGAGCAACAAGCTGAACATCGCCTTCATCGGCACGTGGGGCCGCGCCGCGGCGCACTTCGGCGCCGTCTCCAGCGAGAACGTGGTCGCCCTGTGCGACGTGGATGAGACGCATCTCGAAGGCGCCGCCAAAAAGTGGCCCAACGCGAAAACCTATGTGGATTGGCGGAAGTGCCTCGACCAGAAGGACATCAACGCCGTCATCTGCTCGACGACCGACCACACCCACGCCTTTGTGTCGAACTGGGCGCTGAACCGCGACATGCACGTCTACTGCGAGAAGCCGCTCGCCAACAGCGTGGAGGAGGCCCGCGTCGTGCGCGCCAACTGGCTCAAGCGCCGCGACAAGGTGGCCACCCAGGTGGGCACGCAGCGCCACGAGATTGACAACTTCAACCGCGTGGCCGAGCTGATCCGCGACGGGGCGATCGGCGAGCTCTCCCAGGCCCACGCCTGGGGCAATCGCCAGATTCGCCGCAAGGGCTATCCGCCCGCCGAGGGCGAGCCGCCCAAGCACCTCCACTACGACCTCTGGATCGGCCCCTCGCCCTTCCACCCCTACAACCCCGAATACTTCCGCGGCGGCCCGGGAGCCAACTGCCTGTCGTGGAACATGTACTGGGACTTCGGCAGCGGGCAGATCGGCGACATGGGCAGCCACACGATGGACCTGGTGTGGAACGCCGTTGACCCCACGCTGCCGACGACGGCTCAGGCCGAATCGTACCCCTTCGGCTCGCAGCAGGCGGGCAACGAGAAGGGCAAGCCCGCCGAGCCCATCCCGCCGCACCCCGAGGTCACGCCCGTCGAGCTCCACAGCCAGTTCGACATGCCGGCCAACTCCTGGCGGCCCGCCATCAAGGTGCACTGGTGGCAGGGCGGCATGATGCCGCGCTCGCCCCGGGGCTACATTGACCTCAACCGCATTGACCACGGCGCCATGTTCAAGGGCAAGAACGGCTTCCTCATCTGCGACTTCGGCTCGCGCATCCTGGTGCCCTTCGGCGACGGCGACGACATGACCTACTACAAGCCGCGCACGAAGGAGCAGCTCCAGCCGCGCGTCAACGGCTTCCAGCGCGAGTGGATCGAGGCCTGCAAGGACCCCGCCCACAAGAAGACGCACTGCGACTTCGACTACAGCGGCACGATGATCGAGACGATGCTGCTCGGCCTCGTGGCCTACCGCGCCGGCAAGAAGATCGCCTACGACCCCGAAAAGGGCGTCGTCACCGACAACGACGAGGCCAACGGCTTCCTCAAGCGCAAGTACCGCGAGGGCTGGACCCTCAACGGCTGA